In Chiloscyllium punctatum isolate Juve2018m chromosome 18, sChiPun1.3, whole genome shotgun sequence, the sequence ACATTGTGTCACCTGGAGTCATAAACTCCCAAAATCACAAGGGTAGAATTTTGAATCCCTCCCTGCATACTGCGTGGTGCCTCAGTTTTGTAAGGATGCTAATGGCATGCTTACATGCACTGGAAGCAGGGGGAAAAAATTATAACAACAAATAACTTTTCATGCTGAGTTAATGCATCTTCTGACAACTTGGATTGTGTAGATAGTTACCACCTTCACATAAGTATTCACAGTTACACCCCCAAACAAGCTGTGGGTTCTGCTTTGCTCTCTACAGTTATGGTGGTTTTGATCTGCAAGAGAAACAGAAGATTTGTCAACAAGTGTGTACCATTGTGTGCTTGAATAGCTAGAGGTCCATGAGGGCAGTAAGAGTTGAGTGTGGAATTGGTATCATTAGTAAATATATGAGAAATGGCATCTTTGGTCTAAGTCCTAACTGCCAGGGACTGCTGGTGTGTGAGTGATGTGAGTGTAGTGCATTGAGCAGCTTAAGGAGGATATTGAAGATACATTCACTAATATTGACTACCTACTGAGGTATCTGACCATGTGGCATTGCTGCCCAGAGTTTGGGGCCAGACTCTTGGAATTGATGACCATTGTCAGGATGTTTCTTGAGAGCTTCATAACTCTCCCTCCTCATGTCAACGTCTTGGGCTATGGTGTGAAGTACTACATCCAACAGCCTCGGGGACCTCTCTCTGAACTGGTGCACATTTGCCTTCAGTCAGCAATAGTGTAATGACTGCAGCTCCCCTTGAAGAATGACAGGCTGCCTTAAAGAAATGTAAGGGGAGTTGTCTGTCTCAATTGAACCAGGAGTGAGTTATTTGCAAACTGATCGGTTTAAAAATCACCTCTTCCCTGAGGCATCCCAGATAACCTTGTCTCAAATGTATGTATTGCCTGTCACTATACTACAACAGGCAGTAATACCATGCATGGAAATGATCACTGGTAACTATAAGTCTGAGGAACACACATGCTCCACTTTCAATCACTGCTCTCGTCACCACTGCTCTCGTCACCACTGCTCTCAGTGCTCCAGAACCCACACAGCGCATCACTCCATTCATCATGCTGGGCATGTCCATCTCCTCACTCCATCCCCTGCCCAACCTGGGAAATGGTTAACAGCGATGGAACAGGACAGTGAGTCAGGGTAAGGCAGTGAGATATCAAGACCAGAGTGGGCAAGTGTTGAATTAGGATTGTGTGAATATCACAATCCAGAATTtgaaatgatttttttaaaaacatgatcCTATTCTATGACAGGAGCACTTCACAGCATTGTCACTATTAATGTCCCAGTCACTGTGACTATGTAGGCAGTGAGTGCCTCACTACACCTGCAATCTCCCACCTCTTGAATTACTCAAGTACTGCAAACCCACAATGTAATTTTCTGAAATAAAGTTCTCTAGTTTGCATTGGAATTAATAAACAGTAAATGATTTGATTGTTTCTTGAAGGAGACTGTGATAGTCCTTTTGGATTCAAagagtgtgttactggaaaagcacagccggtcaggcagtatctgaggagcaggagaatcaatgtttcgagcatcagttcttcattaggaatgagggggtggcccgaggggcctgagagataaatggaagggggtggggctggggggaaggtagctgagaaagcgaaaagtagatgaaggtggagggtgatggtgataggtcagagtggagggtggagcggctagatgggaaggaagatggacaggtaggacaggtcaagagggtggtgctgagttggaaggttggaagtggggtaaggtgtgggggaggggaaatgaggaacctgGTGGTCCTTTTGTATTGTCAGGACATACTGCTCCATGTTCCTCCTTTTCCAACCACATTCATTCACTTGCAGAAGGTACAGGATGAGTGGGTCTCTGGATTGCTGAATAGGAGCTGCAGCTCACAGCAAATATCGACAGAAAAATAAACAATGTTTCTTCTGGCTTTTAATTGCAGAGGAAAAAACAGTTTTGACCTTTCTAGGGATCTATTGCTTCTGCCAAACAGTCATCTCCAATCTGTTCAGTGATCTGAAGACAATCACATAACTGTTGGCAGCCAGCAGGCCTTTGTCATCGATAAATGCTCACTAGTCCATAGACCAATCAGCTACTTATTGCCAGTCCCCCTGGCTCCTGCTCCTCTGCAATCTATAGCAATGGGTTCTACAtattcaccatcctctggctaAAAAAAGTCCTCCCTTTTTCAGACTTTCTCAGAcatctttgtccactctcctcacctgtcccagtccttctgcagcctctccacttcctcaacactatctgTCCCTCCACTTCTCTTTGTCTCATCAGCAAACAGAACAACAGTGCTCTCAGTTCCTACATTCAGATCATTGAACATCACGTATaatgtaaatagttgtggtcccaacacgaCACTTGTGGAACCAGCTGTTATCCTGAAAAACACCCTTTTATCCCtactttctgccttctgccagccagccaatcctccatccaaggtAATGACCTTGCCCCTAACATCTTGGCCTGTTCAGTActatgtcaaaggccttctggaaatccaaatagatcacatccattgcctctcctttgtctaactttctcatcacctcctcaaagaattctatcagatttgacaggcatgacctccccttgaggaAGCCATGCTAACTCTGCCCTATTTACCATACACGTtcaagtactccacaatctcatcctttaAAATGGATTCTAAAATTGTACCAgggactgaggtcaggctaactggcttatactttcctgtcatctgcttccctcccttcttaaacagaggtgTTACATTAGGCATTTTCAAATCCTCTGGAATCCTCTCTGACTCTAGtgtttcctgaaagatcatcaccaatgcctctacaatctcctcagctatctcctttggAACTCTGGGATATAGTCCATCTTGTCCAAGTAATTTATCAACGTTCTGCCTTTCAGCTTCCTTTGTTCCCTGattgtcttgaagttctggtatgctgttGCTGGAGTGTTCCACTATGAAACTCCACTGTCCCTATCTGTCTTCTGTACTGTTTGAGTCCCCAATGTTCCTATCAATGTAAACTATTTGACGCTAGCCACTGGGACTGTATCATAGCCTTTCTCATGTTCAGCAGAACTTTATCTTCTTCATAATAAGGAGAACAATGCTCACTTTTACCAGTGTCTTCGATCCTGCTTACTAGTGCTGTAAATCAGCTCAGCTTCCAATGTCTCCTAAACCTAGCTTCTGTAACTCCAAACAGCTTAATCTCAATGCCTCTGACAACTGTCTCACTCCCTGACTTAATTCAAGGGTTAGAATTGCACCTTTGATTTCAATGAAAACAATGTTGCTGCCATTGTTTAAAATAAGGTGTTTTTCTGGAAGCAATGTTTGAAAACATAAAACTTACAAGTTTATGGTGTCTTTGAAGAGAGCTTTATTGCAGTTTGACAATGAATTACATTTCTGAATTTGAAACACTCACAAACACCAATATTCATAAATTGTATTGCATTTACTTTTTATTAATCACAAGTTGCCTCATTACAGCATTTAGCCATTTCTGCCTTTGCATCGCAGTCAGCAACTTGCTCTTTTCTCTAAAAGCAACATCATCAGCCACAACAAAACTTCTCTTCACTTCTTCATTGGTGCTTGGTTCCAGCCAATCAGATGaccagctttttcccaaggtaatGCTGGTCAGACCTGTACTGTCTGCAGGTTCTGTGTTTGGTTGACCATCATGATTTTTGAAATACAGTGGGAATCTACCAGGTTGCCTTAAAACTGGAATCCACCAGATCCCAGAATTCTTTCTCAGGAGTCCTTTAAGTGTGGGAACTGATGACATCATCTCAATGCCCCAATCATGCAAAGGGCCAGATGGATCCCAACCTGGAAGAAGCTGCAAGATATTCTCCACTTGTTCAACTCCTCTTGGTGCCGGCAAATTTCCAGTTTTCCAGGACCTAGACAGTGAACtacaataaaacaaaacaatgtCACATCAAGGCATCCAAACATACATTTGGGTTTCTAGGCTGTAACTTAATCTCAGATGGGATTATATTAAATATTAAGTAATCAGCGTGCCAATTTGTCATCAGGGTCATGTGTACTTCCCCATTTCTCACTAAATTCATAATCCAGTCCAATTCAtttaaccccaccccctccccaccccatccccaaatCTCAGCTTCACCTATGCCTCCAAGAAGAGGCTAAACTATTCATCAATCTGTAGTCAATTCCAGAAACATCTGAGGAAAATGTCTCTCAGATTGCTTAGACGTAGTCAGACACAATCTAAAAGTTTCTAGTGTTGGTTGTTATCCAAAATATTTTCTCCCCTCACCATACTTTTATAGTTCTCAAAACTATATCCTCACCACAACATCCAGAACCTTTCTTCCCCTGTTCAGGAATGTGAAATTTTGAGCCAACTCCATCCTCAGGTCCATTGTTTCTGTTTAATTCCATCATCTCAAACAGCCCCCTCACTCATCTTGGGATTTGGGTCAAAATTGGGAGTGCTGTCTCACAGGCAAGGTAATATTACTGTATCATACCTTATACAGGATGTTGAAGGCTCCTtgatcaccatccctgggtatgtccTGTCCCATAGGCAGGATAAACGTGCCACAAATGACAGCAGAAAGGTATACAACATGGATAGACTGACTCTGGGAGACCTGAACCTGGTCATTTCTCATGGCATCAGGTAAAATATGTGCTGATTACTACCTAGTGCCCTTCCTCCA encodes:
- the pth2 gene encoding tuberoinfundibular peptide of 39 residues, encoding MEPPANCRALLLGLILSYVLAPCLGTVPPLLKHTQSSLSRSWKTGNLPAPRGVEQVENILQLLPGWDPSGPLHDWGIEMMSSVPTLKGLLRKNSGIWWIPVLRQPGRFPLYFKNHDGQPNTEPADSTGLTSITLGKSWSSDWLEPSTNEEVKRSFVVADDVAFREKSKLLTAMQRQKWLNAVMRQLVINKK